In Anopheles gambiae chromosome 2, idAnoGambNW_F1_1, whole genome shotgun sequence, a single window of DNA contains:
- the LOC133391009 gene encoding uncharacterized protein LOC133391009 yields the protein MMSRNGPPHESDAAQHQQVQAPRIHEAMVSRNGPPRESDAAQHQQVQAPRIHEAMVSRNGPPRESDAAQHQQVQAPRIHEAMVSRNGPPRESDAAQHQQVQAPRIHEAMVSRNGPPRESDAAQHQQVQAPRIHEAMMSRNGPPHESDAAQHQQVQAPRIHEAMMSRNGPPHESDAAQHQQVQAPRIHEAMVSRNGPPRESDAAQHQQDQAPRIHEAMMSRNGPPHESDAAQHQPDQAPRIHETMMSGNGWHRMVFLGAYLASFLARAFCCSMLSGEAIDALT from the exons ATGATGAGCAGGAACGGGCCACCGCACGAGAGCgatgcagcacagcaccaacagGTTCAGGCACCGCGCATCCACGAAGCGATGGTGAGCAGGAACGGGCCACCGCGCGAGAGCgatgcagcacagcaccaacagGTTCAGGCACCGCGCATCCACGAAGCGATGGTGAGCAGGAACGGGCCACCGCGCGAGAGCgatgcagcacagcaccaacagGTTCAGGCACCGCGCATCCACGAAGCGATGGTGAGCAGGAACGGGCCACCGCGCGAGAGCgatgcagcacagcaccaacagGTTCAGGCACCGCGCATCCACGAAGCGATGGTGAGCAGGAACGGGCCACCGCGCGAGAGCgatgcagcacagcaccaacagGTTCAGGCACCGCGCATCCACGAAGCGATGATGAGCAGGAACGGGCCACCGCACGAGAGCGATGCAGCGCAGCACCAACAGGTTCAGGCACCGCGCATCCACGAAGCGATGATGAGCAGGAACGGGCCACCGCACGAGAGCgatgcagcacagcaccaacagGTTCAGGCACCGCGCATCCACGAAGCGATGGTGAGCAGGAACGGGCCACCGCGCGAGAGCgatgcagcacagcaccaacagGATCAGGCACCTCGCATCCACGAAGCGATGATGAGCAGGAACGGGCCACCGCACGAGAGCGATGCAGCGCAGCACCAACCGGATCAGGCACCGCGCATCCACGAAACGATGATGAGCGGGAACGGATGG CATCGTATGGTGTTTCTTGGAGCATACTTGGCATCGTTTCTCGCAAGGGCATTTTGCTGCAGCATGCTGTCGGGAGAAGCAATTGATGCACTTACCTAA